One genomic region from Gemmatimonadota bacterium encodes:
- a CDS encoding winged helix-turn-helix domain-containing protein: protein MTYRFGPFELDPAGPILRRSGRTVPITQQPLKLLLQLVMAEGEIVTREAIHANLWAHPYVEVDQGINQCVRRIRAALGDDPSKPFFVETLPRRGYRFICPVEATDEGPAHAAAWPRGPWILPWGLAAGTILALAASGYLLLGDGRSGAGDMAVETVQTADLVLAGAVARMDRRKPSFVEQAVSDLDALVASEPDLPAPRLRLAVAYSTLFWYSGRDEAARAARSHLRRAEELGGDPARVWFTKGVLSFHDRDFDAALSAFARAREIDPVAIGTDLDLMVGKTLRRTGRWEEARDVFTRAYEANPTSFEITYAMASTSRHIRDHEMASRFLELAHELDAGHWAPWAIRPVDALREGGDVELAARRAEESAEVLGYGLLFSSSQTLARVLSDVVVRERPTFDGPDSYGGAYHLSMAEAYRVQGMATRAREHYDSAAILLEAQVAEGGWPESYRGQPLSWLAAAEAGRGNNDRALELTQDVLAIVALEDDAMVGAILRVQAAQMFMVLGDHEAALELVELLLARPSFMTPALLDVDPIWAPIRDHPRLRGHLVG from the coding sequence ATGACGTACCGATTCGGGCCGTTCGAACTCGACCCGGCCGGCCCGATTCTGAGGAGAAGCGGGCGGACGGTACCGATCACGCAGCAGCCGCTCAAGCTCCTCCTCCAGTTGGTCATGGCCGAGGGCGAGATCGTCACGCGCGAGGCCATCCACGCCAACCTGTGGGCGCATCCGTACGTGGAGGTTGATCAGGGCATCAACCAGTGCGTTCGAAGGATCCGCGCCGCGCTGGGAGACGACCCGAGCAAGCCCTTCTTCGTCGAGACGCTGCCGCGCCGCGGGTACCGCTTCATCTGTCCCGTGGAAGCAACCGACGAGGGCCCGGCCCATGCCGCGGCTTGGCCGCGCGGGCCGTGGATCCTCCCTTGGGGCCTCGCCGCGGGAACGATTCTGGCGCTCGCGGCGTCCGGGTATCTCCTGCTGGGCGATGGGCGCTCGGGCGCCGGGGACATGGCAGTCGAGACGGTGCAGACCGCCGATCTGGTACTCGCCGGCGCCGTCGCGCGCATGGACCGGAGGAAACCCTCCTTCGTGGAGCAGGCCGTGAGCGACCTGGACGCGCTCGTGGCCAGCGAGCCGGACTTGCCGGCGCCCCGCCTCCGACTCGCCGTGGCGTACTCGACCCTGTTCTGGTACTCGGGCAGGGATGAGGCGGCGCGGGCGGCGCGGTCCCATCTGCGCCGCGCCGAGGAGCTGGGCGGCGACCCGGCTCGGGTCTGGTTCACAAAGGGAGTTCTGTCCTTCCACGACCGCGACTTCGATGCCGCGCTTAGCGCATTCGCGCGCGCGCGCGAAATCGATCCCGTCGCCATCGGCACCGATCTCGACCTGATGGTGGGCAAGACCCTGCGGCGAACGGGCCGCTGGGAGGAGGCCCGGGACGTATTCACCAGGGCGTACGAGGCCAATCCGACCTCCTTCGAGATCACCTACGCCATGGCGTCGACGTCGCGACACATCCGCGACCACGAGATGGCGAGCCGGTTTCTGGAACTCGCGCACGAGTTGGACGCGGGGCACTGGGCGCCGTGGGCGATTCGGCCCGTGGACGCCCTGCGCGAAGGCGGCGACGTCGAACTCGCGGCGCGCAGGGCGGAGGAGAGCGCGGAGGTGCTCGGTTACGGTTTGCTTTTTTCGTCGTCTCAGACGCTTGCGCGCGTCCTGAGCGACGTCGTGGTGCGCGAACGGCCGACGTTCGACGGGCCGGACTCCTATGGCGGCGCTTATCACCTGAGCATGGCAGAGGCCTATCGCGTGCAGGGGATGGCGACCCGAGCGAGGGAGCACTACGACTCCGCGGCGATCCTGCTGGAGGCTCAGGTCGCCGAAGGCGGATGGCCCGAGAGTTACCGGGGACAGCCACTTTCGTGGCTGGCTGCGGCAGAGGCCGGCAGAGGCAACAACGACCGGGCGCTTGAACTGACGCAAGATGTGTTGGCCATCGTCGCGTTGGAAGACGACGCCATGGTCGGCGCGATCCTACGCGTCCAGGCGGCTCAGATGTTCATGGTGTTGGGTGACCATGAAGCGGCTCTCGAGCTGGTGGAGTTGCTACTGGCGCGCCCATCGTTCATGACCCCGGCCCTCCTCGATGTGGACCCGATCTGGGCTCCGATCCGGGACCACCCGCGTCTGCGGGGCCACTTGGTGGGATGA
- a CDS encoding amidohydrolase — protein MNLANTPRASRLALAPLVFLVGACADSPQATGDGGADYVLRGGVVMTAALDAETASAIAVSGDRVLAVGSDEDVAEHIGSDTRVIELDGRLVTPGFNDAHLHFASGGVSLLRVDLNGTTSLSQIEERVRAAAEGQPAGTWIQGRGWDHTRLPANELGPGGWPTKDALDRAAPNHPVYLNRVDGHTGWGNSIALREAGITADTPDPEGGEIVRDEAGEPTGIFKENAEDLVASAIPATDDVLLRRGVGASLELAARTGVTSATTSASFREIELYRRMADAGELTIRLYAWVPLTMDNVDALRAEGVTAGTGDAWLRTGILKGYSDGTLGSRTAWMLEPFTDDPSTSGIPTTPRARMDSLILAAHEADLQLAIHAIGDGATRTVLDGIEAAREALGPKDLRHRIEHAQIIDAADIPRFAELGVIASMQPTHATSDLRWAEDRVGRDRAVEGGYAWRSLLDSGARIAFGTDFAVEPLEPVQGLYSAVTRQSREEPGEPAGGWLPEQRLTFEEAVRLYTAGSAYGEFQEDEKGALEAGMLADLVIWDRDLSSIPPEEILVAAPDLTMVGGRVAFER, from the coding sequence ATGAACCTCGCAAACACCCCTCGCGCTTCACGCCTGGCGCTCGCCCCCCTGGTGTTCCTCGTCGGAGCGTGCGCCGACTCGCCGCAAGCCACCGGCGACGGCGGCGCCGACTACGTGCTCCGCGGCGGCGTGGTCATGACCGCGGCGCTCGACGCCGAGACCGCGAGCGCCATCGCGGTCTCGGGCGATCGGGTGCTGGCCGTCGGTTCGGACGAGGATGTCGCCGAGCACATTGGCTCGGACACCCGGGTGATCGAGCTGGACGGCAGGCTGGTGACGCCCGGCTTCAACGACGCGCACCTCCACTTCGCTTCTGGTGGAGTGTCGCTGCTGCGCGTCGACCTGAACGGCACCACGTCGCTGTCGCAGATCGAAGAGCGGGTGCGCGCCGCCGCCGAGGGGCAACCGGCGGGCACCTGGATCCAGGGCCGCGGATGGGACCACACGCGGCTCCCGGCGAACGAACTGGGACCGGGAGGCTGGCCCACCAAGGACGCGCTGGACCGCGCCGCGCCAAACCACCCCGTCTACCTCAACCGCGTCGATGGGCACACAGGCTGGGGCAACTCCATCGCCCTGCGCGAGGCGGGGATCACCGCGGACACGCCGGACCCCGAGGGCGGCGAGATAGTGCGCGACGAGGCCGGCGAGCCGACCGGGATCTTCAAGGAGAACGCCGAGGACCTCGTCGCCAGCGCCATCCCGGCCACGGACGACGTGCTGCTGCGGCGAGGCGTGGGGGCATCGCTGGAGCTGGCTGCCCGCACGGGAGTCACCAGCGCTACCACGAGCGCGAGTTTCCGCGAGATAGAGTTGTACCGGCGGATGGCGGACGCCGGCGAGCTCACGATTCGCCTGTACGCGTGGGTCCCGCTCACGATGGACAACGTGGACGCTCTGCGCGCCGAAGGCGTGACCGCCGGGACCGGCGACGCGTGGCTGCGGACGGGAATCCTCAAGGGCTACTCGGACGGCACCCTGGGCTCGCGCACCGCGTGGATGCTGGAGCCGTTCACCGACGATCCGTCGACATCGGGGATTCCCACGACGCCCCGGGCGCGCATGGATTCGCTCATCCTCGCGGCCCACGAGGCGGACCTCCAGTTGGCCATCCACGCCATCGGCGACGGCGCGACGCGCACGGTGCTGGACGGCATCGAGGCGGCGCGCGAGGCGCTGGGCCCCAAGGACCTGCGCCACCGCATCGAGCACGCCCAGATCATAGACGCCGCGGACATCCCTCGTTTCGCCGAGCTGGGCGTGATCGCCAGCATGCAGCCGACGCACGCCACGAGCGACCTGCGCTGGGCCGAGGATCGGGTCGGACGCGACCGCGCGGTCGAGGGCGGCTACGCGTGGCGAAGCCTGCTCGACAGCGGCGCGCGCATCGCCTTCGGTACCGACTTCGCGGTGGAGCCGCTGGAACCGGTGCAGGGACTCTACAGCGCCGTCACCCGCCAGAGCCGGGAGGAACCCGGCGAACCGGCCGGTGGCTGGCTGCCGGAGCAGCGGCTGACCTTCGAGGAGGCCGTGCGGCTGTATACGGCCGGAAGCGCCTACGGGGAGTTCCAGGAGGACGAGAAGGGCGCGCTCGAGGCGGGCATGCTCGCGGACCTGGTGATCTGGGACCGCGACCTGTCCTCGATCCCGCCCGAAGAGATCCTGGTGGCCGCGCCCGACCTGACGATGGTCGGCGGGAGAGTGGCCTTCGAACGGTAG
- a CDS encoding lipopolysaccharide kinase InaA family protein, with product MVPELAEWVAGLLATGTVHGFAADAPDRAPLGGRGEAWRIRAPAPSRAQAWVVRHYVRGGAVAGPVLGDRYLRLGVPRPLAELRASERARARGVRTPRVLVAAWYARGPFARGDLVSEWIDGAFDLAALLFGGTEGSPTAMPEIPPPDRDQALAAAGGLVRSLTMAGVEHVDLNATNIALRPTSAGLEAWALDLDRALIHPEPVVSAGVRMRDRLERSLAKLGAAPSARPLTPAELARFRDAAGDPREAVSAATARNSG from the coding sequence GTGGTCCCGGAGCTGGCTGAGTGGGTCGCCGGGCTGCTCGCCACCGGGACGGTGCACGGCTTCGCCGCGGACGCCCCGGATCGAGCGCCGCTCGGCGGGCGCGGCGAGGCGTGGCGTATCCGGGCCCCTGCGCCTTCGCGCGCGCAGGCCTGGGTGGTCCGCCACTACGTGCGCGGCGGCGCGGTCGCCGGCCCTGTTCTCGGCGACCGGTACCTGCGCCTCGGCGTACCCCGTCCGCTCGCGGAACTCCGAGCGAGCGAGCGCGCCCGCGCCCGCGGTGTCCGTACGCCGAGGGTCCTGGTGGCCGCCTGGTACGCGCGCGGCCCGTTCGCGCGCGGCGACCTGGTCAGCGAGTGGATCGACGGCGCCTTCGACCTGGCCGCCCTGCTCTTCGGCGGGACGGAAGGATCCCCGACGGCGATGCCGGAAATACCGCCTCCGGACCGAGACCAGGCGCTGGCGGCGGCGGGCGGACTGGTCCGCTCGCTCACGATGGCGGGCGTCGAGCACGTCGACCTGAACGCCACCAACATCGCGCTGCGGCCGACGTCCGCCGGCCTGGAGGCGTGGGCGCTGGACCTGGACCGCGCGCTGATCCACCCCGAGCCGGTCGTGAGCGCTGGCGTGCGCATGAGAGACAGGCTGGAGCGCTCGCTGGCCAAGCTGGGGGCGGCGCCCTCCGCCCGCCCCCTGACGCCCGCGGAGCTGGCCCGTTTTCGCGACGCGGCTGGCGACCCGCGCGAGGCAGTCTCGGCCGCGACCGCGAGGAACTCCGGCTAG
- a CDS encoding M23 family metallopeptidase: MRRFSARIGPLGLLSVLLLGSCAIPRWPVEGAVLSPYGLRFRGLDPDFHEGVDIDAPAGTPVHAMKPGIVARAGRFSGLGLGVYLDHGGGLVTVYGHLSALDVARGDTVAHREVIGRVGQTGNATSPHLHFEVLRNGRAVDPVPLLGGRP, translated from the coding sequence ATGCGACGGTTCAGCGCCCGAATCGGCCCACTGGGGTTGCTCTCGGTCCTGCTCCTCGGCTCGTGCGCGATTCCGCGCTGGCCGGTCGAGGGCGCTGTGCTCTCCCCCTACGGCCTCCGTTTCCGCGGCCTGGACCCCGACTTCCACGAGGGCGTGGACATCGACGCCCCCGCGGGCACGCCAGTCCACGCCATGAAGCCGGGCATCGTCGCGCGCGCCGGGCGGTTCAGCGGACTGGGGCTGGGCGTGTACCTGGATCACGGCGGCGGTCTGGTGACCGTGTACGGCCATCTTTCGGCGCTGGACGTGGCGCGCGGGGACACCGTGGCGCATCGGGAGGTGATCGGCCGGGTAGGCCAAACCGGCAACGCTACCAGCCCCCACCTGCACTTCGAGGTGCTGCGAAACGGCCGCGCCGTGGATCCCGTACCGCTCCTGGGAGGCCGGCCGTGA